In Gordonia phthalatica, one genomic interval encodes:
- the secA2 gene encoding accessory Sec system translocase SecA2, whose protein sequence is MGRLTNAMWRMLGAQTSRNQSQSLTMIKESAEHDDWASDLADGDFASEAAELDMSLIADRAKFLALVREGGDRKLDMKPFDVQLQGALRMLEGDVVEMATGEGKTLAGAIAAIGYALDGHQIHVVSVNDYLAARDADWMKPLYDLFGISVASINEHSTREERQKAYDADVTYASVNEIGFDILRDHLALHADDLVAPEPDVVIVDEADSVLVDEALVPLILAGSTDAEIPNSAIHEVVAHLKSRHYELDQDGKNVSLTEEGAQFVERTLGGINLYDEKHVSSTLVHVNVALYAYYLLERDVDYIVRDGGIHLINASRGRVARLQRWPDGVQAAVEYKEGLNPTQAGEVIDTITVQALIGRYPRVAGMTGTAIAAGEQFRQFYDLQVSQIPPNRPNVREDEPDRVYDNKAHKVEAVVDLVAEIHETGQPILIGTHDVAQSEELAYFLDRADIPSVVLNAKNDPEEAAIIAEAGRKGAVTVSTQMAGRGTDIRLGGSAGDEEARDEVVELGGLCVIGTGRYDTERLDNQLRGRAGRQGDPGRSVFFSSLEDPLVTKNLTHQREQSAVSSDGSMGAKGIEAVQNAQKIAEGAMLQLHSNTWEYNKQVNEQRNSIVRRRMEILTTDRALADLKEAEPERYESLAEDIDEDVLVEAARQIMLYHLDRAWADHLAFIADVQASIHLRALGQQSPLEEFHKLIFAEFVKLAEEALAAARKTFVDATITKDGVDLGLEGLHRSTMTWTYLVHENHFASAGAQAVQGIVGIFR, encoded by the coding sequence GTGGGAAGACTCACCAACGCGATGTGGCGCATGCTGGGCGCGCAGACCTCTCGCAACCAGTCGCAGTCGTTGACGATGATCAAGGAATCCGCCGAACACGATGACTGGGCATCGGACCTGGCAGACGGCGATTTCGCGAGTGAGGCGGCCGAGCTCGACATGTCGCTGATCGCCGATCGGGCCAAATTCCTGGCACTCGTCCGCGAGGGCGGCGACCGCAAGCTCGACATGAAGCCGTTCGACGTCCAGCTGCAGGGCGCCCTCCGCATGCTCGAGGGCGACGTCGTCGAGATGGCGACCGGCGAGGGCAAGACGCTCGCCGGCGCGATCGCAGCGATCGGTTACGCGCTCGACGGACATCAGATCCACGTCGTCTCCGTGAACGACTACCTCGCGGCCCGCGACGCCGACTGGATGAAGCCGCTGTACGACCTCTTCGGCATCTCGGTCGCCTCCATCAACGAGCACTCCACGCGCGAGGAACGGCAGAAGGCCTACGACGCCGACGTCACCTACGCGTCCGTGAACGAGATCGGCTTCGACATCCTGCGCGATCACCTGGCGCTGCACGCCGACGATCTCGTCGCCCCCGAACCCGACGTGGTCATCGTCGACGAGGCGGACTCGGTGCTCGTCGACGAGGCCCTGGTGCCGCTGATCCTGGCGGGGTCCACCGACGCCGAGATCCCGAACAGCGCCATCCACGAAGTGGTCGCGCACCTCAAGAGCAGGCATTACGAACTCGACCAGGACGGCAAGAACGTCTCGTTGACCGAGGAGGGCGCCCAGTTCGTCGAACGCACCCTCGGCGGCATCAACCTCTACGACGAGAAGCACGTCTCCAGCACGCTGGTGCACGTCAACGTCGCGCTGTACGCGTACTACCTGCTCGAACGCGACGTCGACTACATCGTCCGCGACGGCGGCATCCACCTCATCAACGCCTCCCGCGGCCGCGTCGCACGACTGCAGCGCTGGCCCGACGGCGTCCAGGCCGCGGTGGAGTACAAGGAGGGGCTCAACCCGACGCAGGCGGGCGAGGTCATCGACACCATCACCGTCCAGGCCCTGATCGGTCGCTACCCGCGCGTGGCGGGCATGACCGGCACGGCCATCGCCGCAGGCGAGCAGTTCCGCCAGTTCTACGACCTCCAGGTGTCGCAGATCCCGCCGAACCGCCCCAACGTCCGCGAAGACGAGCCCGACCGCGTCTACGACAACAAGGCGCACAAGGTGGAAGCGGTCGTCGACCTGGTCGCCGAGATCCACGAGACGGGCCAGCCGATCCTGATCGGCACGCACGACGTCGCCCAGTCGGAGGAGCTCGCCTACTTCCTGGACCGCGCCGACATCCCGTCGGTGGTCCTCAACGCCAAGAACGACCCCGAAGAGGCGGCGATCATCGCGGAGGCCGGCCGCAAGGGCGCCGTCACCGTCTCCACCCAGATGGCCGGTCGCGGCACCGACATCCGTCTCGGCGGATCCGCAGGCGACGAGGAGGCCCGCGACGAGGTCGTCGAACTCGGCGGCCTCTGCGTCATCGGCACCGGCCGCTACGACACCGAACGACTCGACAACCAGTTGCGCGGTCGCGCCGGACGCCAGGGCGACCCCGGACGCTCGGTGTTCTTCTCCAGCCTCGAGGACCCGCTGGTCACGAAGAACCTCACGCATCAGCGCGAGCAGAGCGCGGTGTCCTCGGACGGATCGATGGGCGCCAAGGGCATCGAAGCGGTGCAGAACGCGCAGAAGATCGCCGAGGGCGCGATGCTGCAACTGCACAGCAACACGTGGGAGTACAACAAGCAGGTCAACGAGCAGCGCAACTCCATCGTGCGTCGTCGGATGGAGATCCTGACCACCGATCGTGCGCTCGCCGACCTCAAGGAGGCCGAACCGGAGCGCTACGAGAGCCTCGCCGAGGACATCGACGAGGACGTCCTCGTCGAAGCAGCACGGCAGATCATGCTCTATCACCTGGACCGCGCCTGGGCCGACCACCTCGCGTTCATCGCGGACGTGCAGGCCAGCATCCATCTCCGGGCGCTCGGGCAGCAGAGCCCTCTCGAGGAGTTCCACAAGCTGATCTTCGCCGAGTTCGTCAAGCTCGCGGAGGAGGCGCTGGCGGCGGCGCGAAAGACCTTCGTCGACGCGACGATCACGAAGGACGGCGTCGACCTGGGCCTGGAGGGCTTGCATCGGTCGACGATGACGTGGACCTACCTGGTGCACGAGAACCACTTCGCCTCCGCCGGCGCACAGGCCGTGCAGGGCATCGTCGGCATCTTCCGATGA
- a CDS encoding META domain-containing protein — translation MSLRHRDRPDALRRRRSRARSTIVGLTAAVVAASTVVAGCSDADPAASSDPADLVGNTYLSTEVTGPAIPGGGPLVLGFTKGSLSANAGCNGHGGSVAFDGGTMTAGRLMGTMMACPPPRDGTDRWVSDLFAAPLTWQLTGTELVLSRGDQKVVLQERTNRPVVGTRWQVTSLVKHDAVSSSVILEQRKPFFRIDADGKLTGNDGCNAMTGSAKVDGTTVEFSPIATTRKACDPETAEIERAVLAALNGKTTVKVDGDDMSLTNAADGNVGLRLTAVGD, via the coding sequence ATGAGCTTGCGACACCGCGACCGCCCCGACGCCCTCCGCCGACGCCGTTCTCGGGCCCGGTCCACGATCGTCGGCCTCACGGCCGCGGTCGTCGCCGCGAGCACCGTGGTGGCGGGATGCTCGGACGCCGATCCCGCGGCGTCGTCGGATCCGGCGGACCTGGTCGGCAACACGTACCTCTCGACCGAGGTCACCGGACCGGCGATCCCCGGCGGCGGTCCACTCGTCCTCGGATTCACCAAGGGTTCGTTGAGTGCGAATGCCGGCTGCAACGGCCACGGCGGCAGCGTCGCCTTCGACGGCGGCACGATGACGGCCGGGCGGCTGATGGGCACGATGATGGCGTGTCCGCCCCCGCGCGACGGCACCGACCGGTGGGTGTCCGATCTGTTCGCCGCCCCACTGACGTGGCAGTTGACCGGTACCGAGCTGGTCCTGTCCCGCGGTGACCAGAAGGTGGTGCTGCAGGAGCGGACGAACCGACCCGTCGTCGGCACTCGGTGGCAGGTGACTTCACTCGTGAAGCACGACGCCGTCTCGAGTTCCGTCATCCTGGAGCAGCGCAAGCCCTTCTTCCGCATCGACGCCGACGGAAAGCTGACGGGCAACGACGGATGCAACGCGATGACGGGTTCGGCGAAGGTCGACGGCACCACCGTCGAGTTCTCCCCCATCGCGACCACCCGCAAGGCGTGCGACCCGGAGACCGCCGAGATCGAGCGCGCCGTCCTCGCCGCGCTGAACGGGAAGACGACCGTCAAGGTCGACGGCGACGACATGTCCCTCACGAACGCCGCCGACGGCAACGTCGGACTACGTCTGACGGCCGTCGGCGACTGA
- a CDS encoding RBBP9/YdeN family alpha/beta hydrolase, with amino-acid sequence MTAPTYVIVPGLRGHVEEHWQTLLAGALADSLIVPPIDGDPVNLAARLEALEKTVAAATGPVILVAHSAGCPTVVYWAQQTAQKVAGALLATPPDLTQPMHAPHPTPEQLAEGGWGELPMSPLPWPSIVVSSTDDPLADADVVAGYAEAWGSKLVDAGAVGHLNPAAGYGPWPKAVELLAELREMAGLSTAV; translated from the coding sequence ATGACCGCACCCACCTACGTGATCGTGCCCGGACTGCGCGGACACGTCGAAGAGCACTGGCAGACACTGCTGGCCGGCGCGCTCGCCGACTCGCTCATCGTGCCGCCGATCGACGGCGACCCGGTGAACCTCGCCGCCCGCCTCGAAGCGCTGGAGAAGACCGTCGCCGCCGCGACCGGCCCGGTGATCCTCGTGGCGCACAGCGCCGGCTGCCCGACGGTCGTCTACTGGGCGCAGCAGACCGCGCAGAAGGTCGCCGGTGCGCTCCTGGCCACCCCGCCCGACCTGACGCAGCCGATGCACGCTCCGCACCCGACCCCGGAGCAGCTGGCCGAGGGCGGCTGGGGCGAACTGCCGATGTCGCCGCTCCCGTGGCCGAGCATCGTCGTCTCCAGCACCGACGATCCGCTGGCCGACGCCGACGTGGTCGCGGGCTACGCCGAGGCCTGGGGCAGCAAACTGGTCGACGCGGGCGCCGTGGGGCACCTCAACCCCGCCGCAGGCTACGGCCCGTGGCCGAAGGCCGTCGAGCTCCTGGCCGAGCTCCGCGAGATGGCGGGCCTGAGCACCGCCGTGTAG
- a CDS encoding 3-keto-5-aminohexanoate cleavage protein: protein MHFHDDALFPELQDKLVITAAPYGPEWELDDFREDLPLTMEQHVQQAVDCYEAGATVLHIHVREEDGHGSKRLSKFNELLSGLREAVPDMILQVGGSISFAPEGDGADAKWLSDDTRHMLAELDPKPDQVTIAINTSQMNIMELMTEDDIAGTSLARPELYDTYREMTVPAGPEWVEEHLRRLQANGIQPHFQLSSIPQLETVERLIRRGKYTGPLNLTWVGIGGGFDGPNPYNIMNFIQRVPDGACLTLETLMRSVAPVNAMAIALGLHGRCGNEDTIWGAKGEKMTSVQQIKQLVRLSEELGREVADGKEARDIYHIGEWYADADETLAKVGFAPNRQPGQVGFTHHA, encoded by the coding sequence ATGCATTTCCACGACGACGCCCTCTTCCCCGAACTGCAGGACAAGCTGGTCATCACGGCTGCGCCGTACGGCCCGGAGTGGGAGCTCGACGACTTCCGCGAGGATCTGCCCCTGACGATGGAGCAGCACGTTCAGCAGGCTGTGGACTGCTACGAGGCCGGCGCCACCGTCCTGCACATCCACGTCCGCGAGGAGGACGGCCACGGCTCCAAGCGGCTGTCGAAGTTCAACGAACTGCTCTCGGGTCTGCGTGAGGCCGTGCCGGACATGATCCTGCAGGTCGGCGGCTCGATCTCCTTCGCCCCCGAGGGCGACGGCGCCGACGCCAAGTGGCTCTCGGACGACACCCGCCACATGCTGGCCGAGCTGGATCCGAAGCCGGATCAGGTGACCATCGCGATCAACACCAGCCAGATGAACATCATGGAGTTGATGACCGAGGACGACATCGCGGGCACCTCGCTGGCGCGTCCGGAACTGTACGACACCTACCGGGAGATGACCGTTCCGGCCGGCCCGGAGTGGGTCGAGGAGCACCTGCGTCGTCTGCAGGCCAACGGCATCCAGCCGCACTTCCAGCTCTCGAGCATCCCGCAGCTGGAGACCGTCGAGCGCCTGATCCGCCGCGGCAAGTACACCGGTCCGCTGAACCTGACCTGGGTCGGCATCGGCGGCGGCTTCGACGGCCCGAACCCGTACAACATCATGAACTTCATCCAGCGGGTTCCGGACGGTGCGTGCCTGACGCTGGAGACGCTGATGCGGTCGGTGGCTCCGGTGAACGCGATGGCGATCGCGTTGGGTCTGCACGGCCGGTGCGGCAATGAGGACACCATCTGGGGCGCCAAGGGCGAGAAGATGACCTCGGTGCAGCAGATCAAGCAGCTGGTGCGTCTGTCGGAGGAGCTGGGCCGTGAGGTCGCCGACGGCAAGGAAGCCCGCGACATCTACCACATCGGTGAGTGGTACGCCGATGCCGACGAGACCCTCGCCAAGGTCGGCTTCGCCCCCAACCGCCAGCCCGGCCAGGTCGGCTTCACCCACCACGCCTGA